A genomic window from candidate division KSB1 bacterium includes:
- a CDS encoding ABC transporter permease, producing the protein MKRLASSLWLDFRLQFRNGFYYAAAFVTVVAIVIFRQFPNLDFKWLLPALLLNNLLIGTFYFFGGLVLLEKKEGTLEAQIVTPIRTWEYLLSKVITLTALSILENVALVIFVYGFDFNPLLLVLGISLSAAIFCLFGFIAVARYDSINEYLFPSVLYTAVLSLVFLNYFGLWESWLFYLHPLQAPLLLLKSAFSPLKNWQVIYGLLYSALSLGLIFLLSQKMFYRFIIKKEGVR; encoded by the coding sequence ATGAAGCGTCTGGCGTCAAGTTTGTGGCTCGACTTTCGGCTGCAGTTTCGCAACGGGTTTTATTATGCCGCAGCCTTTGTGACGGTCGTGGCAATAGTAATTTTTCGTCAGTTCCCGAATTTGGATTTTAAATGGCTGCTGCCGGCACTGTTGCTGAACAACTTACTCATCGGCACATTCTATTTTTTCGGCGGGCTGGTTTTGTTGGAGAAGAAAGAAGGCACTCTGGAAGCACAGATCGTAACTCCCATCCGCACCTGGGAGTACCTGCTTTCCAAGGTCATCACCCTGACAGCTCTTTCAATACTTGAGAATGTTGCCTTGGTTATCTTTGTCTACGGGTTTGATTTTAACCCCCTGCTACTGGTTCTGGGAATTTCTCTGTCGGCTGCGATCTTCTGCTTGTTTGGGTTTATTGCTGTCGCCCGCTACGACTCAATTAATGAGTACCTCTTCCCATCTGTGTTGTACACCGCTGTCCTGTCTCTTGTTTTTCTTAACTATTTTGGTCTGTGGGAAAGCTGGTTATTTTACCTGCACCCGCTGCAGGCCCCCCTTCTGCTATTGAAAAGTGCTTTTAGCCCCCTAAAAAACTGGCAAGTTATTTACGGCCTGCTCTATTCAGCCTTGTCGCTGGGCTTGATTTTTTTATTGAGCCAAAAAATGTTTTATCGCTTCATTATTAAAAAAGAAGGGGTGCGCTAA